A region from the Triticum urartu cultivar G1812 chromosome 1, Tu2.1, whole genome shotgun sequence genome encodes:
- the LOC125507277 gene encoding auxin response factor 22-like: MKEVGEERCLDPQLWHACAGGMVQMPLPRSRVYYFPQGHAEHANSGGGSAAAELAAAVGPRPLPALVLCCVAGVRFLADPETDEVFAKIRLVPVGPGEAGFREPEGLGGDPAEAREKLASFAKTLTQSDANNGGGFSVPRYCAETIFPKLDYRADPPVQTVLAKDVHGEVWKFRHIYRGTPRRHLLTTGWSTFVNQKKLVAGDSIVFLRTEHGELCVGIRRAKRVTCGGMECISGWNAPGYGGFSAFLKDEENKMMNGGPAGYVKGRGKVKIADVVEAATLAANSQPFEVVYYPRASTPEFVVKAAAMQAAMRIHWCPGMRFKMAFETEDSSRISWFMGTISSVQVADPLRWPNSPWRLLQVTWDEPDLLQNVKCVSPWLVELVSSIPPIHLGPFSPPRKKLRVPQHPDFPLDGHLFNPIFHGNPLGPSNSPLCCYSDNNSPAGIQGARHAQFGLPLTDHQLNKLHLGLFHGGGFNRLDALTPSSRISKGFVLSSAPAHDSVSCLLTIGTPQSTEKSVDRKTPHIMLFGKAILTEQQMTSSGSRETLSSGATGNSSPISTALKAGNASDGSGSSICIGFSSQGHEASDLGLEAGHCKVFMESEDVGRTIDLSVFGSYDELYGRLADMFGIEKEEIISHLRYRDTAGAVMHTGGLPFSDFMKVARRLTIISGEKGGLAKPLIECMVQRV; the protein is encoded by the exons ATGAAGGAGGTGGGCGAGGAGAGGTGCCTGGACCCGCAGCTGTGGCACGCCTGCGCGGGCGGCATGGTGCAGATGCCGCTGCCGCGCTCGCGCGTCTACTACTTCCCGCAGGGGCACGCCGAGCACGCCaacagcggcggcggcagcgcggccgccgagctcgcggcggcggtCGGGCCGCGTCCGCTGCCCGCGCTCGTGCTCTGCTGCGTGGCAGGGGTGCGCTTCCTGGCTGATCCGGAGACGGACGAGGTGTTCGCCAAGATCCGGCTGGTGCCCGTCGGCCCCGGCGAGGCGGGGTTCCGGGAGCCGGAGGGGCTCGGGGGCGACCCGGCGGAGGCGCGCGAGAAGCTGGCCTCCTTCGCCAAGACGCTGACGCAGTCCGACGCCAACAACGGCGGCGGCTTCTCGGTGCCGCGCTACTGCGCGGAGACCATCTTCCCCAAGCTTGACTACAGGGCTGACCCGCCGGTGCAGACGGTGCTCGCCAAGGACGTGCACGGGGAGGTGTGGAAGTTCCGCCACATCTACCGGGGCACGCCGCGCCGGCATTTGCTCACCACGGGCTGGAGCACCTTCGTGAACCAGAAGAAGCTCGTCGCGGGGGACTCCATCGTCTTCCTGCGCACCGAGCACGGGGAGCTCTGCGTCGGGATACGCCGGGCCAAGCGGGTCACCTGCGGGGGCATGGAGTGCATATCCGGCTGGAACGCGCCAGGGTACGGGGGGTTCTCGGCCTTCCTCAAGGACGAGGAGAACAAGATGATGAATGGTGGCCCCGCCGGTTACGTCAAGGGCAGGGGGAAGGTCAAGATCGCCGATGTCGTGGAGGCGGCCACCCTCGCGGCCAACAGCCAGCCATTTGAGGTGGTCTACTACCCGAGAGCTAGCACGCCGGAGTTTGTTGTCAAGGCCGCGGCGATGCAGGCCGCCATGAGGATCCACTGGTGCCCTGGCATGAGGTTCAAGATGGCCTTTGAGACCGAGGATTCCTCAAGAATCAGCTGGTTTATGGGGACCATATCTTCGGTTCAGGTTGCCGATCCACTCAGATGGCCGAATTCACCATGGAGACTTCTTCAG GTCACATGGGATGAGCCAGACTTGTTACAAAATGTGAAATGCGTGAGCCCATGGCTTGTGGAACTTGTATCAAGCATTCCACCAATCCATTTGGGACCATTTTCTCCACCACGAAAGAAGTTACGGGTTCCCCAACATCCTGATTTTCCATTGGATGGTCATCTGTTTAATCCAATTTTCCATGGGAACCCACTTGGTCCTAGCAACAGCCCCCTATGCTGTTACTCGGACAACAACTCTCCTGCAGGCATACAGGGAGCCAGGCATGCTCAATTTGGTTTACCATTAACAGACCATCAGCTTAATAAGCTGCACCTTGGTCTGTTCCACGGCGGCGGTTTTAACCGGCTTGACGCTCTAACCCCGTCTTCCCGGATATCTAAGGGCTTTGTGCTCAGCAGCGCACCAGCCCATGACAGCGTCTCTTGCTTGTTGACAATCGGTACACCACAGAGCACAGAAAAATCTGTTGACAGAAAGACACCACATATAATGTTGTTTGGAAAGGCCATTCTTACCGAGCAGCAGATGACTTCAAGTGGATCAAGAGAGACACTCTCCTCTGGGGCTACTGGAAATAGTTCACCTATCAGTACTGCGCTCAAGGCAGGAAATGCGTCCGATGGTTCCGGTTCATCAATCTGCATCGGATTCTCATCCCAGGGTCATGAGGCTTCTGATCTTGGACTGGAAGCTGGGCACTGCAAGGTATTTATGGAATCGGAGGATgttggtcgcaccatcgacttgTCTGTCTTCGGGTCATATGACGAGTTGTATGGCCGTCTGGCTGACATGTTTGGCATCGAGAAAGAAgaaatcataagccatctccgTTACCGTGACACGGCTGGTGCTGTCATGCACACTGGTGGATTACCGTTCAG CGACTTCATGAAAGTGGCACGGAGGCTGACGATAATAAGTGGCGAAAAGGGAGGACTGGCGAAACCTCTCATCGAATGCATGGTTCAGCGGGTGTGA